In Saimiri boliviensis isolate mSaiBol1 chromosome 12, mSaiBol1.pri, whole genome shotgun sequence, one genomic interval encodes:
- the NUPR1 gene encoding nuclear protein 1, giving the protein MTSFPPAASAPQHPPAPEDEDISLDESDLYSLAHSYLGGGGRKGRSKREAAANTNRPSPGGHQRKLVTKLQNSERKKRGARR; this is encoded by the exons ATGACCAGCTTCCCGCCAGCAGCCAGCGCCCCCCAGCACCCCCCAGCCCCAGAGGACGAGGACATCAGCCTGGATGAATCTGATCTCTACAGCCTGGCCCATTCCTACCTGG GAGGCGGAGGCCGGAAAGGTCGCTCCAAGAGAGAAGCTGCTGCCAACACCAACCGCCCCAGCCCTGGCGGGCACCAGAGGAAACTGGTGACCAAGCTGCAGAATTCAGAGAGGAAGAAGCGAGGGGCACGGCGCTGA